One genomic window of Bicyclus anynana chromosome 10, ilBicAnyn1.1, whole genome shotgun sequence includes the following:
- the LOC112047999 gene encoding CCR4-NOT transcription complex subunit 6-like, whose amino-acid sequence MSRNKDKHEGASGRTYHIMSEAERASGRRGGWTTLEITGGVRALAPPLFQLTHLSALYLNDNSLQRIPPDINQLVNLHTLDMSNNKLRTLPAELGDLIQLR is encoded by the exons ATGTCTCGCAACAAAGACAAGCACGAGGGCGCAAGCGGGCGCACGTATCACATTATGTCGGAAGCGGAGCGGGCATCTGGCAGGCGAGGCGGCTGGACTACGCTTGAG ATAACAGGAGGTGTGCGCGCGCTGGCGCCTCCATTGTTTCAACTGACGCACCTCTCGGCGTTGTACCTGAACGACAACTCACTGCAGAGGATCCCGCCCGACATCAACCAGTTGGTCAACTTGCACACACTCGATATGTCCAACAACAAATTGCGCACATTGCCCGCTGAGCTGGGAGATCTGATACAACTAAGGTAA